AAGAGATGCGCAGCTGGTGCGGCGCACATGGCGTCGCCGCGGTCGCCGAACTTGTCGGATCACTGGAGTGGCCGTCGTGACGGCAATTCCCATCGTCGCGCTGGATTTCCCGGACGCCCAGCGGGCGCTGACGCTGGTGCAGACTCTCGACGAGAAGTGCCGTTTCTACAAAGTGGGGAGCGAGCTGTTCACTGCGGGCGGAGCGGATGTCGTGCAGTGGCTGCGGGATACTGGCTGCGACGTTTTTCTGGATCTCAAGTTCCACGATATCCCGAATACGGTCGCGGGGGCGATGCGGCGGGTGGCGGACATGGGGGTTCGGCTCGCGACCGTGCATGCGTCGGGCGGGTCGAAGATGATGGACGCCGCGGTGAGGGCGGCGGGGTCGGATTGTGGTGTGCTTGCCGTGACGGTGCTGACGTCACTCGACGATGCCGCACTGGGTGAGGCATGGGGACGTGAAAGGGTGGACGTGGAGCACGAGGTGCTTCGGCTCGCGGAGCTGGCGCGGTCGTCGGGGGCGTACGGGATCGTATGCAGCGGCCAGGAGGCGCAGGCGGTGCACAGCAGGCATGGCGATGCGCTGAAGCTGCTTGTGCCGGGGATCCGGTTGCCGGGCGATCCGGCGGGAGATCAGGCGCGGATCGTGACGCCTGAGGCGGCAGTGGCAGCGGGAGCGACGTATCTGGTTCTGGGCAGGGCGGTGACCGCGGCGAAGGACCCCCGGGCGGCGATGGAGGCCGTGACGCAGAGTCTGCTGGTTTAGACCGAGGTTCGCGGCGGCCCCAAATCGGCCCGTGTCGTAGTGGGTCAGTTTCGAGCTGGCAAGATGGAGGCGAGCCACCCTGCGCGCCACTGAGACACAAGACACGGAGAAAAACGTTTAGAGGGAAAGGCGCTTCATTCCGTTGATTAGACTGCTCAAGTCCCCAGCAAAGACAATCTTCGTATGTCGATTCCAGCAATCCTGGTCCAAGATGCCGATGCACTTCTATCGCAGCGCCGATAATACGTTCCATGAGGCTCTCTGTCTCC
This is a stretch of genomic DNA from Gemmatimonadaceae bacterium. It encodes these proteins:
- the pyrF gene encoding orotidine-5'-phosphate decarboxylase, with product MTAIPIVALDFPDAQRALTLVQTLDEKCRFYKVGSELFTAGGADVVQWLRDTGCDVFLDLKFHDIPNTVAGAMRRVADMGVRLATVHASGGSKMMDAAVRAAGSDCGVLAVTVLTSLDDAALGEAWGRERVDVEHEVLRLAELARSSGAYGIVCSGQEAQAVHSRHGDALKLLVPGIRLPGDPAGDQARIVTPEAAVAAGATYLVLGRAVTAAKDPRAAMEAVTQSLLV